In Brachypodium distachyon strain Bd21 chromosome 2, Brachypodium_distachyon_v3.0, whole genome shotgun sequence, one genomic interval encodes:
- the LOC100822840 gene encoding uncharacterized protein LOC100822840: MKNGGSSAASAAGGGGLAIAERQKAAPSCVAALFQMLAKRKLFSSSSKKTKLLPPVRPQKFSPGRPPGGGEKTPAAKKRPLLLDSADYARSRSEGHGTSSLPSPSEDRNHSEMCTPGVVARLMGLSSMPSISHERSASTSDSAEVGDHGNGCSQGLPGNSGSMGTSHQKQQKPGQLRDERHNNGSQFDKNAQVLWSGRHHHKVASPLKSPRSISSRNKARLMEAVARVLEPGLQNRHRAQRHARLEYPCNGAGVEGTGVESADKPISGSRNVGATYTSSQLSEENVKKIAAARRPNQNVSLQVQPEGKSKTLPVSSLNKKARCKESDAMISNASADTYHDVREIQPRNIYRGNVACSPLKQNNLKQNTLPIISRTGDPGHMVQGQKPRTGEQYVANTAKNFVSLNKSMNSGTSSRSKGKELDKIGVSCSSAEDKNSSTKGHRTSGLRSDCSNKQKVRTTSPKAMEKDMIIAKGAGLVSEKPKTASPNCVRRQVESHNAPRCNGSDIVSFTFSSPMKAIPTSLLGDNTRGKGSSVLESPNGSYPKKNSHRDCQNISSQRELAFREKLQSKSSMEAVESVCFNRYELKNIDIPDHRVTSSLFEKRSDLPVTEKSLFGEFLWELDGLIYGFGELPNPVESRETHKKPEANRKASNPSRSVPGGNRQRGILQSTYADENFTSGNLNYTRPEAQIKERRCSETSPPPFSARDADTKRSSRHDEPNFGQPGVHHHRLEPAVEHSKPLHPGEVTSTVELLLASLCSSGLQKPRTAAKTFLLRTSESALAKNSSFKVAGGANPLRDLAFDFVTECLDTMCVQLCGWGYRSFSKLAMVCTEEERLAAEVRKEVVRHSPMAGKALDELATGDVERTFETGVADEAFRIGAQIERDLLQELVDEIWWDMLKPLQCM, encoded by the exons atGAAGAACGGCGGCTCCTCcgcggcgagcgccgccggcggcggcggcctggcgaTCGCGGAGCGGCAGAAGGCGGCGCCGTCGTGCGTGGCGGCGCTGTTCCAGATGCTGGCCAAGAGGAAGctcttctcctcgtcctccaaGAAGACCAAGCTGCTTCCCCCAG TGCGGCCACAGAAGTTCTCGCCGGGAAGAccgcccggcggcggcgagaagaCGCCGGCGGCCAAGAAGAGACCTCTCCTG CTTGATTCTGCAGACTATGCAAGGAGCAGAAGTGAAGGCCATGGCACCAGTAGCTTGCCATCACCTAGCGAAGATAGGAATCACAGTGAAATGTGCACCCCGGGTGTGGTAGCCCGGCTAATGGGTCTCAGCTCAATGCCGTCTATCAGCCATGAAAGGTCAGCCAGCACTAGCGACTCAGCCGAGGTTGGCGATCATGGGAATGGGTGCTCTCAAGGTTTGCCAGGTAACTCAGGGAGCATGGGCACCTCTCATCAGAAGCAACAGAAGCCAGGGCAGCTCAGGGATGAACGGCACAACAACGGCAGCCAGTTTGATAAAAATGCACAGGTATTGTGGTCAGGGAGACACCATCACAAGGTAGCTTCACCTCTTAAGAGCCCAAGGTCAATTTCAAGCAGGAACAAAGCTCGATTGATGGAAGCAGTAGCCAGGGTTCTGGAACCCGGTTTGCAGAATCGCCACCGGGCTCAGCGGCATGCACGCTTAGAGTATCCATGCAATGGCGCTGGTGTGGAGGGTACTGGTGTGGAGAGTGCTGATAAACCAATATCAGGTTCTCGTAACGTAGGAGCTACTTATACTTCTAGTCAGTTGTCTGAAGAGAATGTAAAGAAGATTGCTGCTGCTAGGAGGCCAAACCAGAATGTATCATTGCAGGTGCAACCTGAAGGAAAAAGTAAGACCTTGCCTGTTAGCAGCTTGAACAAGAAGGCTAGATGTAAGGAGAGTGATGCAATGATCTCCAATGCTTCTGCTGACACATATCATGATGTCCGGGAAATTCAGCCAAGAAACATATACCGAGGAAATGTTGCTTGTAGCCCTCTAAAGCAGAACAACCTGAAGCAGAACACATTGCCTATAATTTCCAGAACAGGAGATCCAGGGCATATGGTCCAAGGGCAGAAACCTAGAACTGGGGAGCAATATGTGGCAAACACTGCGAagaattttgtttctttaaaCAAAAGCATGAACAGTGGTACATCTTCAAGGTCCAAAGGAAAAGAACTGGATAAAATCGGTGTGTCTTGCAGTAGTGCAGAGGACAAGAACTCGAGCACAAAAGGTCATCGAACCAGTGGTCTACGTAGTGATTGTTCTAACAAACAGAAGGTGAGGACCACATCACCAAAAGCTATGGAGAAAGATATGATAATTGCAAAAGGTGCAGGGTTAGTTAGCGAGAAGCCAAAGACTGCCAGTCCAAACTGTGTTAGGAGACAGGTAGAGTCGCACAATGCTCCCAGGTGTAACGGCTCGGACATTGTTTCGTTCACTTTCAGTTCACCAATGAAGGCTATCCCTACTTCTCTGCTTGGTGATAATACTAGAGGAAAAGGTAGTTCTGTTCTGGAATCTCCAAATGGTAGTTATCCTAAGAAAAACTCTCATAGGGACTGTCAAAATATTTCTTCACAAAGGGAATTAGCTTTCAGGGAAAAATTACAGAGCAAATCAAGTATGGAGGCTGTAGAATCAGTTTGCTTTAATCGCTATGAGTTGAAGAACATAGATATCCCTGATCACAGAGTAACCTCTTCATTGTTTGAAAAGAGGAGTGATTTGCCTGTCACAGAAAAATCTTTATTTGGTGAATTTCTCTGGGAGTTGGACGGTCTGATTTATGGCTTTGGAGAGCTTCCTAATCCTGTGGAGTCGCGTGAAACTCATAAGAAGCCTGAG GCCAACAGAAAAGCTAGTAATCCATCTCGATCTGTTCCTGGAGGCAACAGACAACGAGGAATTCTTCAATCTACATATGCAGATGAGAACTTCACTTCTGGGAATCTAAATTACACTCGGCCAG AGGCTCAGATCAAAGAAAGACGATGCTCAGAGACTTCCCCGCCACCCTTTAGCGCACGGGATGCAGATACCAAGAGAAGTTCCAGGCATGATGAACCTAATTTTGGCCAGCCTGGTGTGCACCATCACCGACTTGAACCGGCAGTTGAGCACAGTAAGCCGTTGCATCCCGGGGAGGTTACATCGACTGTCGAGCTGCTACTGGCAAGCCTCTGCTCATCTGGCCTGCAAAAACCAAGAACAGCTGCCAAGACATTCCTTCTCCGGACATCTGAATCTGCTCTTGCCAAGAACAGCAGCTTCAAGGTGGCCGGAGGAGCGAACCCGCTGCGGGACCTTGCGTTCGACTTCGTCACGGAATGCCTGGACACGATGTGCGTCCAGCTTTGCGGCTGGGGCTACAGGTCGTTCTCGAAGCTCGCCATGGTCTGCACAGAGGAGGAGCGGCTGGCTGCGGAGGTCAGGAAGGAGGTGGTGAGGCACAGCCCCATGGCCGGTAAGGCCCTGGACGAACTGGCCACGGGCGATGTCGAGCGCACCTTTGAGACCGGCGTGGCAGATGAAGCATTCCGGATCGGCGCCCAGATCGAACGGGACTTGCTCCAGGAGCTGGTGGATGAGATTTGGTGGGACATGCTCAAACCGTTGCAATGTATGTAA
- the LOC100822218 gene encoding uncharacterized protein LOC100822218 isoform X2, translating to MSTRRRRRAEEPSSSAAAAETTKGGKATWFWEAGGRLVETRRPVTAEPMSGRYAEEAEDEEWIVSDDNALPLIPSSRPLPRRCPKFPDGGSMKEISEWNKACDRVYKLAVNDPVTHPPLLRETKDDFDTSSSSTSDEFYCSSSRHREMILGLARSIVSISSTENDGLPEWNFNGIIIGPSESDERARILTSSETVCDYEGKLNHKVIKDGELLFFDHHYGLAVLEISVDMLLQCPPFVSSPDYGDDVFVLTRKEDSSLMTTAGKVLWHNEPYFGRNHYLYLSCDLPERISGALVMDRDGNIAGITFDCPSPKTAVLPSFIIKKLIEMESNFRYMARPEHDLSLRAVQFLDISRKEEILYKHNIDSGYLVDQVKIKSTAEIIGIRRGDVIVSVNGMRSLNMLELEEYFLSLGQQFLEKKIESSKIVLKLKVYDPLNCQEHTLCLPLGFSCLKTVKERVTEKISPAIKGKKMPSGRVLSPRKTGGKDPEDSPPRKKGKIVEGKDAQESLTPS from the exons tgcggcggcagagaCGACCAAGGGGGGAAAGGCGACATGGTTTTGGGAGGCGGGCGGGAGGCTTGTGGAGACCCGCCGGCCCGTGACTGCCGAGCCGATGAGCGGGAGGTACGCGGAAGaggcggaggacgaggagtgGATCGTCTCAGATGATAATGCCCTCCCCCTCATCCCGAGCAGCCGTCCTCTCCCTCGTAGATGCCCCAAATTCCCCGACGGTGGAAGCATGAAAGAGATCTCAGAGTGGAACAAGGCTTGCGATAGGGTGTACAAGCTGGCTGTCAATG ATCCTGTAACCCATCCTCCTCTCCTGAGGGAGACAAAGGACGACTTTGACACTTCATCTAGTTCTACTAGTGATGAGTTCTACTGCTCATCCTCAAGACACAGGGAGATGATTCTTGGGTTAGCAAGATCGATTGTCAGCATTTCCTCCACTGAGAATG ATGGGTTGCCAGAATGGAATTTTAATGGAATCATCATTGGTCCATCTGAGTCAGATGAGCGTGCTAGGATACTGACCAGTTCTGAAACTGTCTGTGATTATGAAGGAAAACTCAATCACAAG GTCATTAAGGACGGAGAGCTTTTGTTCTTTGATCACCACTATGGCCTTGCTGTCCTGGAGATCTCGGTTGATATGTTATTGCAGTGCCCTCCCTTCGTGTCAAGTCCAGATTATGGAGATGATGTCTTTGTATTGACAAGAAAGGAAGATTCTTCGTTGATGACTACGGCAGGGAAGGTCTTATGGCACAATGAACCTTATTTCGGGCGCAACCATTATTTGTATCTTAGCTGTGACCTTCCCGAG CGTATCTCAGGTGCATTGGTAATGGATCGAGATGGAAATATTGCTGGAATCACTTTTGATTGCCCCAGCCCAAAAACTGCCGTGCTTCCGAGCTTCATTATCAAGAAGTTGATTGAAATGGAAAGCAACTTCAG GTATATGGCTCGTCCAGAACATGATTTGTCTTTAAGAGCAGTGCAGTTTTTGGATATTTCAAGGAAGGAAGAAATCTTATATAAACACAACATTGACAGTGGTTACCTTGTCGATCAG GTAAAAATCAAGTCCACTGCAGAAATCATTGGGATTAGGCGTGGCGATGTGATCGTTTCAGTTAACGGGATGCGGTCTCTGAATATGCTAGAG TTGGAAGagtattttctttctcttggcCAGCAGTTTCTGGAGAAGAAAATTGAATCATCCAAGATTGTTCTGAAG TTGAAGGTTTATGACCCCCTTAACTGCCAGGAGCACACTCTATGCCTGCCTCTGGGATTTTCTTGCCTTAAAACAG TAAAGGAGAGGGTAACTGAGAAGATATCACCTGCCATCAAGGGCAAGAAGATGCCGTCGGGAAGGGTCTTAAGCCCTCGTAAGACAGGGGGAAAAGACCCCGAAGACTCACCCCCTCGTAAGAAAGGGAAAATAGTGGAGGGAAAAGACGCCCAAGAAAGTCTCACGCCCTCTTAA
- the LOC100822218 gene encoding uncharacterized protein LOC100822218 isoform X1, whose amino-acid sequence MSTRRRRRAEEPSSSAAAAETTKGGKATWFWEAGGRLVETRRPVTAEPMSGRYAEEAEDEEWIVSDDNALPLIPSSRPLPRRCPKFPDGGSMKEISEWNKACDRVYKLAVNDPVTHPPLLRETKDDFDTSSSSTSDEFYCSSSRHREMILGLARSIVSISSTENDGLPEWNFNGIIIGPSESDERARILTSSETVCDYEGKLNHKLLVRLPSKVIKDGELLFFDHHYGLAVLEISVDMLLQCPPFVSSPDYGDDVFVLTRKEDSSLMTTAGKVLWHNEPYFGRNHYLYLSCDLPERISGALVMDRDGNIAGITFDCPSPKTAVLPSFIIKKLIEMESNFRYMARPEHDLSLRAVQFLDISRKEEILYKHNIDSGYLVDQVKIKSTAEIIGIRRGDVIVSVNGMRSLNMLELEEYFLSLGQQFLEKKIESSKIVLKLKVYDPLNCQEHTLCLPLGFSCLKTVKERVTEKISPAIKGKKMPSGRVLSPRKTGGKDPEDSPPRKKGKIVEGKDAQESLTPS is encoded by the exons tgcggcggcagagaCGACCAAGGGGGGAAAGGCGACATGGTTTTGGGAGGCGGGCGGGAGGCTTGTGGAGACCCGCCGGCCCGTGACTGCCGAGCCGATGAGCGGGAGGTACGCGGAAGaggcggaggacgaggagtgGATCGTCTCAGATGATAATGCCCTCCCCCTCATCCCGAGCAGCCGTCCTCTCCCTCGTAGATGCCCCAAATTCCCCGACGGTGGAAGCATGAAAGAGATCTCAGAGTGGAACAAGGCTTGCGATAGGGTGTACAAGCTGGCTGTCAATG ATCCTGTAACCCATCCTCCTCTCCTGAGGGAGACAAAGGACGACTTTGACACTTCATCTAGTTCTACTAGTGATGAGTTCTACTGCTCATCCTCAAGACACAGGGAGATGATTCTTGGGTTAGCAAGATCGATTGTCAGCATTTCCTCCACTGAGAATG ATGGGTTGCCAGAATGGAATTTTAATGGAATCATCATTGGTCCATCTGAGTCAGATGAGCGTGCTAGGATACTGACCAGTTCTGAAACTGTCTGTGATTATGAAGGAAAACTCAATCACAAG CTACTTGTTCGTTTACCAAGTAAGGTCATTAAGGACGGAGAGCTTTTGTTCTTTGATCACCACTATGGCCTTGCTGTCCTGGAGATCTCGGTTGATATGTTATTGCAGTGCCCTCCCTTCGTGTCAAGTCCAGATTATGGAGATGATGTCTTTGTATTGACAAGAAAGGAAGATTCTTCGTTGATGACTACGGCAGGGAAGGTCTTATGGCACAATGAACCTTATTTCGGGCGCAACCATTATTTGTATCTTAGCTGTGACCTTCCCGAG CGTATCTCAGGTGCATTGGTAATGGATCGAGATGGAAATATTGCTGGAATCACTTTTGATTGCCCCAGCCCAAAAACTGCCGTGCTTCCGAGCTTCATTATCAAGAAGTTGATTGAAATGGAAAGCAACTTCAG GTATATGGCTCGTCCAGAACATGATTTGTCTTTAAGAGCAGTGCAGTTTTTGGATATTTCAAGGAAGGAAGAAATCTTATATAAACACAACATTGACAGTGGTTACCTTGTCGATCAG GTAAAAATCAAGTCCACTGCAGAAATCATTGGGATTAGGCGTGGCGATGTGATCGTTTCAGTTAACGGGATGCGGTCTCTGAATATGCTAGAG TTGGAAGagtattttctttctcttggcCAGCAGTTTCTGGAGAAGAAAATTGAATCATCCAAGATTGTTCTGAAG TTGAAGGTTTATGACCCCCTTAACTGCCAGGAGCACACTCTATGCCTGCCTCTGGGATTTTCTTGCCTTAAAACAG TAAAGGAGAGGGTAACTGAGAAGATATCACCTGCCATCAAGGGCAAGAAGATGCCGTCGGGAAGGGTCTTAAGCCCTCGTAAGACAGGGGGAAAAGACCCCGAAGACTCACCCCCTCGTAAGAAAGGGAAAATAGTGGAGGGAAAAGACGCCCAAGAAAGTCTCACGCCCTCTTAA
- the LOC100822528 gene encoding uncharacterized protein LOC100822528 has protein sequence MPPKGSPKYPKGISLYPKGSPKYNIMQSKKITKGSSPSVERQRASWNAKLEKDLVELLHEHNNSYHRGQNGWSRESWNTMASLFQERHKHLNFRYTCNIRLLLRIFAGQTTDGKLNFTSTSEPSMEDEEETERGVAEDRSDDEL, from the exons ATGCCTCCAAAAGGTTCTCCGAAGTATCCAAAAGGAATTTCCCTGTATCCTAAAGGATCTCCTAAGTATAACATCATGCAGTCCAAGAAAATCACCAAGGGTTCTTCTCCATCAG TTGAGAGACAAAGGGCTTCATGGAATGCGAAACTTGAAAAGGATCTAGTTGAGCTGCTGCATGAGCACAATAATAGTTACCATAGAGGTCAAAATGGATGGTCACGTGAGAGCTGGAATACGATGGCTTCACTTTTCCAGGAAAGACACAAGCACTTGAATTTCAGATACACATGTAATATACGCCTATTACTTCGGATTTTTGCAGGGCAAACAACAGATGGAAAACTCAACTTTACATCCACATCAGAACCTTCAatggaagacgaagaagagacagagagaggggTAGCCGAGGACCGTAGTGATGATGAACTGTAG
- the LOC100822218 gene encoding uncharacterized protein LOC100822218 isoform X3, whose translation MSTRRRRRAEEPSSSAAAAETTKGGKATWFWEAGGRLVETRRPVTAEPMSGRYAEEAEDEEWIVSDDNALPLIPSSRPLPRRCPKFPDGGSMKEISEWNKACDRVYKLAVNDPVTHPPLLRETKDDFDTSSSSTSDEFYCSSSRHREMILGLARSIVSISSTENDGLPEWNFNGIIIGPSESDERARILTSSETVCDYEGKLNHKLLVRLPSKVIKDGELLFFDHHYGLAVLEISVDMLLQCPPFVSSPDYGDDVFVLTRKEDSSLMTTAGKVLWHNEPYFGRNHYLYLSCDLPERISGALVMDRDGNIAGITFDCPSPKTAVLPSFIIKKLIEMESNFRYMARPEHDLSLRAVQFLDISRKEEILYKHNIDSGYLVDQVKIKSTAEIIGIRRGDVIVSVNGMRSLNMLELEEYFLSLGQQFLEKKIESSKIVLKLKVYDPLNCQEHTLCLPLGFSCLKTA comes from the exons tgcggcggcagagaCGACCAAGGGGGGAAAGGCGACATGGTTTTGGGAGGCGGGCGGGAGGCTTGTGGAGACCCGCCGGCCCGTGACTGCCGAGCCGATGAGCGGGAGGTACGCGGAAGaggcggaggacgaggagtgGATCGTCTCAGATGATAATGCCCTCCCCCTCATCCCGAGCAGCCGTCCTCTCCCTCGTAGATGCCCCAAATTCCCCGACGGTGGAAGCATGAAAGAGATCTCAGAGTGGAACAAGGCTTGCGATAGGGTGTACAAGCTGGCTGTCAATG ATCCTGTAACCCATCCTCCTCTCCTGAGGGAGACAAAGGACGACTTTGACACTTCATCTAGTTCTACTAGTGATGAGTTCTACTGCTCATCCTCAAGACACAGGGAGATGATTCTTGGGTTAGCAAGATCGATTGTCAGCATTTCCTCCACTGAGAATG ATGGGTTGCCAGAATGGAATTTTAATGGAATCATCATTGGTCCATCTGAGTCAGATGAGCGTGCTAGGATACTGACCAGTTCTGAAACTGTCTGTGATTATGAAGGAAAACTCAATCACAAG CTACTTGTTCGTTTACCAAGTAAGGTCATTAAGGACGGAGAGCTTTTGTTCTTTGATCACCACTATGGCCTTGCTGTCCTGGAGATCTCGGTTGATATGTTATTGCAGTGCCCTCCCTTCGTGTCAAGTCCAGATTATGGAGATGATGTCTTTGTATTGACAAGAAAGGAAGATTCTTCGTTGATGACTACGGCAGGGAAGGTCTTATGGCACAATGAACCTTATTTCGGGCGCAACCATTATTTGTATCTTAGCTGTGACCTTCCCGAG CGTATCTCAGGTGCATTGGTAATGGATCGAGATGGAAATATTGCTGGAATCACTTTTGATTGCCCCAGCCCAAAAACTGCCGTGCTTCCGAGCTTCATTATCAAGAAGTTGATTGAAATGGAAAGCAACTTCAG GTATATGGCTCGTCCAGAACATGATTTGTCTTTAAGAGCAGTGCAGTTTTTGGATATTTCAAGGAAGGAAGAAATCTTATATAAACACAACATTGACAGTGGTTACCTTGTCGATCAG GTAAAAATCAAGTCCACTGCAGAAATCATTGGGATTAGGCGTGGCGATGTGATCGTTTCAGTTAACGGGATGCGGTCTCTGAATATGCTAGAG TTGGAAGagtattttctttctcttggcCAGCAGTTTCTGGAGAAGAAAATTGAATCATCCAAGATTGTTCTGAAG TTGAAGGTTTATGACCCCCTTAACTGCCAGGAGCACACTCTATGCCTGCCTCTGGGATTTTCTTGCCTTAAAACAG CCTAG